The genomic segment TGGGCTTGCCAATTTTCTCGGGAATTATTCATTTTTTTTAACGTACTCCACGGAGACATTAAAATCTACTATGAAGTTAATTCAAAAATTAGCACCATTTCATTATATAGCCACGAAGTATTGTTGACAGACACATGGGAAGCTCATACATTATAGACGTTCCGAGCAGACAGAGATAAAGAAACCCACACCAGGACATGGTGCAGGCGTCCTTACATCTTGCGCGGGCGGTTTCCAGGGAGGCTCATTATGAAAAAAGCACTGATGATTGCGGCGATGTTTTCGATGACGATGGCGAACGCGCAGGGTGTGCAGGGTGGACGGAGCGCCGGCTCAGTGAACACGGCCCTGAACTTCTACATGAAGGTGGTCCCGGGCTGTGCCGTAAACTTGGCCGGCAGCTACGACAGCGCCAAGGGAGCAACCTACAACGGTACGGACACCGCTCCAGAAACCGTGTCCGTCAACACGCTCTCTGGCGGTCAACCCAACTTCCGCTGCCAGACCGGTACCAAGGTCACGATCACGGCTTCTGCCCTCTACGGCGTGGGAAACACTTTCAAGGTCATCAAAGACAGTGACAGCGATACCGCCCCCACCATTCTGAACGGCATCATGTCGCTGGCCCGCGAAGGCTTTACCCTGACGCAAGGCAAGACTACCAACAACGACGACAAGACTCTGGAAGGCAAATTCGAGGTGTTGTTCGCACCCGGTAATGTGCCCGGGGGCAACGGGGATATCTACGGCATCGTGGCTGCGTTCACGCCGAATAAGGGGCAGTTCGAACCCCAGACCGGCGACTATCAAGGCACGCTGAACATCATGGTTAATTACTGAGTATGTGGCTCGGATGGGTGCCCCGGCGGGAATTCCGGAGCACCCATCCAATTTTCCGAAACTTGTCCAACCTGAAGTGGTGCCCGGAGGTGACTGTGTTCCGTATTCCTGCTCTCCTTGCATGTGTATTGCTTTCCGGCGCCGGAGCGCGGTGCGTGATTACCCAGGCGCAACTGGAAATGCCCGAGTACAGTGCGCTGCGTGCGAGTACCGGTATGCTCGCCGTGCGTATTGAGTGTGATGTGTCTTCTGAACCCGTCCGTTTGCAGCTGGAGGGGGCTGGTCTGAGCGCCACGCTGGACCAGCAATTGCAGCTCACCGTGTACAACACCTCGTCGGGCCGTCCGCCGACCCAGGTTCAGGTGCCCTTGATCCTCACGATGGGACAGGGCCTTGCGCTGCTTACCGGCCTCACCGTCAATGGCTCTCAGACCCTGCGTTTTCCACTCACGGCCCAGGCGGGTCAATGGGTTCCGGTGGGGACCTATGGTCTGCCGCTGACCCTTTCCCTTCGACCACTCCTGCCCTGAGGGCAGTCTTGAATGCCGCCCCAATTTCTTGCGTCTGGCCGCCCTAGCATAGTCCTGACCCGAACCACCGTCCCTCTCTAAGGAGAACACTGTGCCGCGTTGTCTGCCAAATCCCCTTCGTTTGACCCGGTGTGCGGTTGCCATGCTGGCGCTGTTCGCTGCCACGCTGCTGTCCGCGCAGGCCCAGACCTTCGGATTTACTCCCACCTTGCTGGAAATTGATGCGTCCCGCAATCTGGTGACCGAGACGACCATGATCAATGGCACCACCACTGCCGCACGGTTCAACGTGGTGGCGGTGTTGTGGCACATCGTGAACGGCAAGGAAGTCCTGGACGAGACCCGTGACCTGATCGTGAATCCGGCAACCTTTACCGTTAAGCCCGGCGGCTCGCAATTGATCCGCATCGGGGTCCGTAAGAAGCCCGGTAACACAGAGCTGACCTACCGGATCCTGGTGCAACAGGTCCCGATTGAGGGAATCGAGCTTCCCAAAATTGGCGCGGGCAACCTGGGCAAGGACAGCAAAGCGGGCATGAGCGTCGCGCTGACCTTCTCGTTACCGGTCTATGTCACGCCTGCAAGCGCCCAGCCGAAACTCGCGTTCACGGCGACCCCGCAGGGCAAGGACGTTACGCTGGTCCTGCAGAATGCGGGCAACCGCCGTACCATCATGCGCAAGGTCAAGTTCACGAGGGGCGCGGTTACCCAGACCACCGAGGTTCTGCCCCTGCTGGCGGGCAGCACCATCACCCTGACCTTGCCCGAACTGGGCGAGCAGGCTGGTCCCCTGAAGCTGAAGTACGAGGCCGAGGATGGGCAGATCCTTGAACAGATTGTCTCGCTTCCGTAAGCCCGTGACGGGCCGGCTGGTGCGGCGCTGGCCGCTGCGCGCCCTGACGGCGGCCCTGGGGGCGGCGGGGCTGGCGGGGGCGGCGGGTTGCGCCTCGCCCGAAGAGCTGCTCGACGTGCGTGTGGGGCAGTCTTCACGCGGCAGCGTGGTGGTACGGATCGAGCGCAACGAGGACCGCGTCTCTGACCTGCTGCTGCCGCCAGATGTGCTGCGCACGGGCGAACAGGTATACGTGGCGGGGCGGGTGGACTGTGACGGTGTGGCCTTCGTGCGTCTGCTTCCGGAGTTGCGGGTGACATACCGAACTGAAACGCAGGAATTGAGGATCACGCCGGTGCTGGCCCGCTTGGGAGAGCGCCGGATTGATGTCGGCCAGATGCTGACGCCCCCGGTCTACCCGGTGGTACCGGCCTTCGGACTGGATTTCGGCGTACAGGGAGCCGTGTCCTACGATCTGCGCGGTGAGCGGGCCGCGGGTACCCCGGCAACAACGCTGGGCAACGTCGGGGCCTACGTTGGCGTGGGTGGGGCGCGGGGCGGCCTGACCGGGTATGTGGGTGCGCTGTACGGCCGGCGTCCAGGCTCCGACGCCAAGGTTCAGGTCCGGGCCACGGCCCAGTATGCCTTTTCCCCATCAGTGGCCATCTACGTTGCCTATCACGCCATTCCTGGGGTTGCCCAACCCGGCTTTTCGACCTCCAGCTTCAGCGGCGTCACGGCCGCCTACCGCCAGCAGGTGCCTGCCGTTGCGTCGCCCATTTCAGTGCAGCTGGAAAATCCCTCGGTGGTCAGCGTGCTTGTCAATGGGCAGCTGCTTGGCAGCGTGGAAGCCCCTGCCGGCGAGATCACGCTCCTGAATGTACCGCTGCCCCGACAGGCCAACAACACGGTTGCGCTCCTGATAGAGGATGAAAACGGCCTGACCCAGCGGACCTTCAATGGCGTGTCGCCGTCGGAGGCGAGTCTGACGGGGGGATTGTTCGCCAGCGCCAGCGTGGGATACGACGACCAGTCGGTCGGTTCCGGCTGGAGCGCGGCGGCGACGGCTGCCTACACGTTTCGTCCCCAGCTGGGCGTGGAGGCGCAGGCCAGCGTATCCGGCAACGGAGCTCTGAGCGCGGCGGCACAGGTGCGTTACCTGGGAGCTCCGCTCTCCGGGGGCCTGGGGATTCAGGTCAGCCGCCCGGCCACAGCCGCAGACATGGCCACGTCACCGCTGAGCACACGCGTCAACGGGTCGCTGGCTTACCGTCAGGGACCGTTGAGCGTCAATGGCTCGGTGGCGGTACCGATCAATGAGCTGTCCAGCAGCACGCTGAACCTGAGCGCCGCCTATAGCGCTGCTCCGTGGTATTTCTCGGCGG from the Deinococcus aerophilus genome contains:
- a CDS encoding fimbrial biogenesis chaperone, yielding MLALFAATLLSAQAQTFGFTPTLLEIDASRNLVTETTMINGTTTAARFNVVAVLWHIVNGKEVLDETRDLIVNPATFTVKPGGSQLIRIGVRKKPGNTELTYRILVQQVPIEGIELPKIGAGNLGKDSKAGMSVALTFSLPVYVTPASAQPKLAFTATPQGKDVTLVLQNAGNRRTIMRKVKFTRGAVTQTTEVLPLLAGSTITLTLPELGEQAGPLKLKYEAEDGQILEQIVSLP